In a genomic window of Penaeus monodon isolate SGIC_2016 chromosome 27, NSTDA_Pmon_1, whole genome shotgun sequence:
- the LOC119590548 gene encoding NADH dehydrogenase [ubiquinone] iron-sulfur protein 6, mitochondrial-like codes for MAPNQLFNMASAGLFVSRNLRNIARLPGNCRALQTSCVARDASPTHTGQKFDENDVRNARFEVTPRQTNPRWSINLIKEVPPKAVNTRIVACDGGPGALGHPRVYINLDQPGTHDCIYCGLRYYKEDSH; via the exons ATGGCACCGAATCAGCTGTTCAACATGGCGTCCGCCGGATTGTTTGTCTCCCGCAATTTACGGAATATTGCAAGGCTGCCAGGAAACTGCAGAGCTCTCCAGACTTCCTGTGTTGCAAGGGATGCTTCGCCTACTCATACGGGTCAG AAATTTGACGAGAATGACGTCCGAAATGCCAGGTTCGAAGTGACTCCCAGACAAACAAATCCGAGGTGGTCGATCAACCTGATCAAGGAAGTTCCTCCCAAGGCAGTAAATACTCGCATTGTGGCTTGTGACGGAGGACCTGGAGCCCTTGGCCACCCCAGGGTCTATATCAACTTG GACCAGCCAGGAACTCACGACTGCATCTATTGTGGACTCCGCTATTACAAGGAGGATAGCCATTAG